A window of the Callospermophilus lateralis isolate mCalLat2 chromosome 7, mCalLat2.hap1, whole genome shotgun sequence genome harbors these coding sequences:
- the Igsf8 gene encoding immunoglobulin superfamily member 8 isoform X2 encodes MGPLYRVAGTAVSISCNVSGYEGPAQQDFEWFLYRPEAPEAALGIISTRDTRFSYAVFGPRVAAGEVQVQRLQGDAVVLKIARLQAQDAGIYECYTPSTDAQYLGSYSGKVELRVLPDMLQVSAAPPGPRGRQAPTSPPRLTVHEGQELALGCLARTNTEKHTHLAVSFGRAVPEAPVGRATLQEVVGLRSNLAVEAGPPYAERLAAGELRLGKEGADRYCMVVGGAQAGDAGTYHCTAAEWIQDPDGSWAQIAEKRAVLAHVDVQTLSSQLAVTVGPGERWIGPGEPLELLCNVSGALPPPGPHAAYSVGWEMAPAGAPGPGRLVAQLDTEGVGSLGPGYEDRHIAMEKVASRTYRLRLEAARPGDAGTYRCLAKAYVRGSGTRLREAASARSRPLPVHVREEGVALEAVAWLAGGTVYRGETASLLCNISVRGGPPGLRLAASWWVERLEDGELSSGPAQLVGGVDQDGVAELGVRPGGGPVSVELVGPRSHRLRLHSLGPEDEGVYHCAPSAWVQHADYSWYQAGSARSGPVTVYPYMHALDTLFVPLLVGTGVALVTGATILATITCCFLKRLRKR; translated from the exons ATGGGGCCCCTGTACCGAGTGGCTGGCACAGCTGTCTCCATCTCCTGCAATGTGAGTGGCTATGAGGGCCCTGCCCAGCAGGACTTTGAGTGGTTCCTGTACAGGCCTGAGGCCCCAGAGGCCGCACTGGGCATCATCAGCACGAGGGATACACGATTCTCCTATGCTGTGTTTGGGCCCCGTGTGGCGGCTGGTGAAGTGCAGGTGCAGCGTCTACAGGGTGATGCCGTGGTACTCAAGATTGCCCGCCTGCAGGCCCAGGATGCTGGCATTTACGAGTGTTACACTCCCTCCACAGATGCCCAATACCTGGGCAGCTACAGTGGCAAAGTGGAACTGAGAG TTCTTCCAGATATGCTGCAGGTGTCTGCTGCTCCCCCAGGGCCACGAGGCCGCCAAGCCCCGACCTCACCACCACGCCTGACGGTGCACGAGGGGCAGGAGCTGGCCCTGGGCTGCCTGGCTCGGACAAACACAGAGAAGCACACACACCTGGCTGTGTCCTTTGGACGAGCTGTACCTGAGGCTCCAGTGGGTCGAGCCACTCTGCAGGAAGTGGTGGGACTCCGGTCTAATTTGGCTGTGGAGGCTGGACCCCCCTATGCTGAGCGGCTAGCTGCAGGGGAATTGCGGCTTGGCAAGGAAGGGGCTGATCGGTACTGCATGGTGGTCGGGGGCGCCCAGGCCGGAGATGCAGGCACCTATCACTGTACTGCTGCTGAGTGGATTCAGGATCCTGATGGCAGCTGGGCACAGATTGCAGAGAAAAGGGCTGTCCTGGCCCATGTGGATGTGCAGACACTGT CTAGCCAGTTGGCAGTGACAGTGGGGCCTGGTGAACGTTGGATTGGCCCAGGGGAACCTTTGGAACTGCTGTGCAATGTGTCAGGGGCACTGCCCCCACCAGGCCCTCATGCTGCTTACTCTGTGGGCTGGGAGATGGCCCCTGCAGGGGCACCCGGGCCTGGCCGCCTGGTAGCCCAGCTGGACACAGAAGGCGTGGGCAGCTTGGGCCCTGGCTATGAGGACCGGCACATTGCCATGGAGAAGGTGGCATCTAGAACCTACCGTCTACGGCTAGAGGCTGCCAGGCCTGGGGATGCGGGTACCTATCGCTGTCTCGCCAAAGCCTACGTTCGAGGGTCTGGGACTCGGCTTCGAGAAGCAGCCAGTGCCCGCTCCCGGCCTCTTCCTGTGCATGTACGGGAGGAAG GAGTGGCACTGGAGGCTGTGGCATGGCTAGCAGGGGGCACAGTGTACCGTGGGGAGACTGCATCCCTGTTGTGCAACATCTCTGTGCGTGGCGGCCCCCCAGGGCTGCGGCTGGCTGCCAGCTGGTGGGTGGAGCGACTAGAGGATGGGGAGCTGAGCTCTGGCCCTGCCCAGCTGGTAGGCGGTGTGGACCAGGATGGTGTGGCAGAGCTGGGGGTCCGACCAGGTGGAGGCCCTGTCAGTGTGGAGCTGGTGGGTCCCCGAAGCCATCGACTGAGACTGCACAGCTTGGGGCCTGAGGACgaaggtgtgtaccactgcgccCCCAGCGCCTGGGTGCAGCATGCTGACTACAGCTGGTACCAGGCAGGCAGTGCCCGCTCAGGGCCCGTCACAGTCTACCCCTACATGCATG CTCTGGACACCTTATTTGTGCCCCTTTTGGTGGGTACAGGAGTGGCCCTAGTCACTGGCGCCACCATTCTTGCCACCATCACCTGCTGCTTCCTGAAGAGGCTTCGAAAACGGTGA
- the Igsf8 gene encoding immunoglobulin superfamily member 8 isoform X1, whose protein sequence is MGAPGPKPTLLLLLMLGVVCCAREVLVPMGPLYRVAGTAVSISCNVSGYEGPAQQDFEWFLYRPEAPEAALGIISTRDTRFSYAVFGPRVAAGEVQVQRLQGDAVVLKIARLQAQDAGIYECYTPSTDAQYLGSYSGKVELRVLPDMLQVSAAPPGPRGRQAPTSPPRLTVHEGQELALGCLARTNTEKHTHLAVSFGRAVPEAPVGRATLQEVVGLRSNLAVEAGPPYAERLAAGELRLGKEGADRYCMVVGGAQAGDAGTYHCTAAEWIQDPDGSWAQIAEKRAVLAHVDVQTLSSQLAVTVGPGERWIGPGEPLELLCNVSGALPPPGPHAAYSVGWEMAPAGAPGPGRLVAQLDTEGVGSLGPGYEDRHIAMEKVASRTYRLRLEAARPGDAGTYRCLAKAYVRGSGTRLREAASARSRPLPVHVREEGVALEAVAWLAGGTVYRGETASLLCNISVRGGPPGLRLAASWWVERLEDGELSSGPAQLVGGVDQDGVAELGVRPGGGPVSVELVGPRSHRLRLHSLGPEDEGVYHCAPSAWVQHADYSWYQAGSARSGPVTVYPYMHALDTLFVPLLVGTGVALVTGATILATITCCFLKRLRKR, encoded by the exons ATGGGCGCCCCGGGTCCCAAGCCGACGCTGCTGCTACTGCTAATGCTGG GAGTCGTGTGTTGTGCCCGGGAGGTGCTGGTCCCCATGGGGCCCCTGTACCGAGTGGCTGGCACAGCTGTCTCCATCTCCTGCAATGTGAGTGGCTATGAGGGCCCTGCCCAGCAGGACTTTGAGTGGTTCCTGTACAGGCCTGAGGCCCCAGAGGCCGCACTGGGCATCATCAGCACGAGGGATACACGATTCTCCTATGCTGTGTTTGGGCCCCGTGTGGCGGCTGGTGAAGTGCAGGTGCAGCGTCTACAGGGTGATGCCGTGGTACTCAAGATTGCCCGCCTGCAGGCCCAGGATGCTGGCATTTACGAGTGTTACACTCCCTCCACAGATGCCCAATACCTGGGCAGCTACAGTGGCAAAGTGGAACTGAGAG TTCTTCCAGATATGCTGCAGGTGTCTGCTGCTCCCCCAGGGCCACGAGGCCGCCAAGCCCCGACCTCACCACCACGCCTGACGGTGCACGAGGGGCAGGAGCTGGCCCTGGGCTGCCTGGCTCGGACAAACACAGAGAAGCACACACACCTGGCTGTGTCCTTTGGACGAGCTGTACCTGAGGCTCCAGTGGGTCGAGCCACTCTGCAGGAAGTGGTGGGACTCCGGTCTAATTTGGCTGTGGAGGCTGGACCCCCCTATGCTGAGCGGCTAGCTGCAGGGGAATTGCGGCTTGGCAAGGAAGGGGCTGATCGGTACTGCATGGTGGTCGGGGGCGCCCAGGCCGGAGATGCAGGCACCTATCACTGTACTGCTGCTGAGTGGATTCAGGATCCTGATGGCAGCTGGGCACAGATTGCAGAGAAAAGGGCTGTCCTGGCCCATGTGGATGTGCAGACACTGT CTAGCCAGTTGGCAGTGACAGTGGGGCCTGGTGAACGTTGGATTGGCCCAGGGGAACCTTTGGAACTGCTGTGCAATGTGTCAGGGGCACTGCCCCCACCAGGCCCTCATGCTGCTTACTCTGTGGGCTGGGAGATGGCCCCTGCAGGGGCACCCGGGCCTGGCCGCCTGGTAGCCCAGCTGGACACAGAAGGCGTGGGCAGCTTGGGCCCTGGCTATGAGGACCGGCACATTGCCATGGAGAAGGTGGCATCTAGAACCTACCGTCTACGGCTAGAGGCTGCCAGGCCTGGGGATGCGGGTACCTATCGCTGTCTCGCCAAAGCCTACGTTCGAGGGTCTGGGACTCGGCTTCGAGAAGCAGCCAGTGCCCGCTCCCGGCCTCTTCCTGTGCATGTACGGGAGGAAG GAGTGGCACTGGAGGCTGTGGCATGGCTAGCAGGGGGCACAGTGTACCGTGGGGAGACTGCATCCCTGTTGTGCAACATCTCTGTGCGTGGCGGCCCCCCAGGGCTGCGGCTGGCTGCCAGCTGGTGGGTGGAGCGACTAGAGGATGGGGAGCTGAGCTCTGGCCCTGCCCAGCTGGTAGGCGGTGTGGACCAGGATGGTGTGGCAGAGCTGGGGGTCCGACCAGGTGGAGGCCCTGTCAGTGTGGAGCTGGTGGGTCCCCGAAGCCATCGACTGAGACTGCACAGCTTGGGGCCTGAGGACgaaggtgtgtaccactgcgccCCCAGCGCCTGGGTGCAGCATGCTGACTACAGCTGGTACCAGGCAGGCAGTGCCCGCTCAGGGCCCGTCACAGTCTACCCCTACATGCATG CTCTGGACACCTTATTTGTGCCCCTTTTGGTGGGTACAGGAGTGGCCCTAGTCACTGGCGCCACCATTCTTGCCACCATCACCTGCTGCTTCCTGAAGAGGCTTCGAAAACGGTGA